A genomic region of Janthinobacterium lividum contains the following coding sequences:
- a CDS encoding cytochrome-c peroxidase: MRRTLSPFLFITSLALGGVLHAADKEPIQPITAAKIANPAMVELGKKLFFDPRLSRSGFISCNSCHNLSMGGTDNIKTSIGHNWQRGPINSPTVLNSSMNVAQFWDGRAKDLQEQAGGPIANPGEMAFTHELAIDVLASIPAYRAEFRQVFGQDKLTIEQVTRAIAAFEEVLVTPGSRFDQWLSGKKSALTKDELAGYQLFKSSGCIACHNGPAVGGNTFQKMGVVEPYKTAMTAQGRSAVTGKDADRFNFKVPTLRNVELTYPYFHDGEAATLTQAVDVMGRLQLGRTFTPDENAKLVAFLKTLTGKQPHLVLPILPPSSDTTPRPVPFD, from the coding sequence ATGCGCCGCACCCTTTCACCCTTTCTCTTCATCACCAGCCTGGCCCTTGGCGGCGTCCTGCATGCCGCCGACAAGGAGCCGATCCAGCCCATCACTGCCGCCAAGATCGCCAATCCGGCCATGGTCGAATTGGGCAAGAAGCTGTTTTTCGATCCCCGCCTGTCGCGTTCGGGCTTTATTTCCTGTAATAGCTGCCACAACCTGAGCATGGGCGGCACGGACAATATCAAGACCTCGATCGGCCACAACTGGCAGCGCGGGCCCATCAATTCGCCCACGGTGCTCAATTCCAGCATGAACGTGGCGCAATTCTGGGATGGCCGCGCCAAGGATTTGCAGGAACAGGCGGGCGGTCCCATCGCCAATCCCGGCGAAATGGCTTTTACGCACGAGCTGGCCATCGACGTGCTGGCCTCGATTCCCGCCTACCGCGCGGAGTTCCGGCAAGTGTTTGGCCAGGATAAGCTGACCATCGAGCAAGTCACGCGCGCCATCGCCGCCTTTGAAGAGGTGCTGGTGACGCCCGGTTCCCGTTTCGATCAATGGCTGTCGGGCAAGAAAAGCGCGCTGACGAAGGACGAACTGGCCGGCTACCAGCTGTTCAAATCGAGCGGCTGCATCGCCTGTCATAACGGCCCCGCCGTGGGCGGCAACACCTTCCAGAAGATGGGCGTGGTGGAACCGTATAAAACGGCGATGACGGCGCAGGGACGCTCGGCCGTGACGGGCAAGGATGCGGACCGCTTCAACTTCAAGGTGCCGACCTTGCGCAACGTGGAACTGACGTATCCCTATTTCCACGATGGCGAAGCGGCGACGTTGACGCAAGCCGTCGACGTGATGGGCCGCCTGCAGCTGGGCCGCACCTTCACGCCCGATGAAAACGCCAAGCTGGTAGCCTTCCTGAAAACCCTGACGGGCAAGCAGCCGCACCTCGTGCTGCCGATCCTGCCACCATCGTCGGACACGACGCCGCGGCCGGTGCCGTTTGACTGA